From Styela clava chromosome 6, kaStyClav1.hap1.2, whole genome shotgun sequence, one genomic window encodes:
- the LOC120331338 gene encoding uncharacterized protein LOC120331338, with protein sequence MSGLRVIIVGVFVGLIIMLTTNLDVIRLKMSTKDSVEIERFRTRRAIGHKPPLVFGECGGSSYGRFGWLASPNFPGSTYPALSSCNWTVSVYPRMVIRFDFVFMDMEDAPVQKRGSCYADYIMLREGPNDGDPLVGDQRFCGFDTKFNSVYSKSNKVWAYFASDGDIEGEGFAVRWTAVEPPTIQFNCDFESINDLCMGWEQSTEDQFDWVTHHGLTQSGKTTETGPTRDHTLNSALGTYAYIEASGRRKGEKAILMSPPIRIRNPIQCFKFWYHMRGDTMGTLKVYMKQVIPDVSNTTAELIFNKTGDFGDRWKRSFINVTSSPHRVQFLFEGIRGSSYKGDMAIDDISITRTPCPAPVIRTTTTTTTTIATTTTRKPRTRKVRRPKPTATKKPRRTTTQRPRPTRRRPRPITTTPPSKKCAGQYECLIVGNCIPLSYFCDGVPDCLQKEDEANCTTSAATTTAVPLNAWNQWGPWTACAVTCGGGSIERTRTCNSAQQDDFDACDGSSMEAMECNTRICLSWNEWQNWGSCTKSCDSGIQTRSRECNGGEQGQAGCIGPLIEVDFCNKQNCPKWNNWSDWSQCQATCGMGSMSRNRACEGGQIGDSGCDGNSTETKECIRPNTPACPEWTDWDLFGQCSVSCGGGKKTRLRYCRQEDKKGEGCPGSSTDTEDCNSQKCPEWADWAPYSRCSLSCGGGYHGRRRQCMLSGTLANGCSGNSIESGLCNQQPCPADPCEISACQNGGSCITIRGAGGLPDYVCACPSGFRGKNCTEAAARVCYTGVSTRNAVEPSNALMLPTSCASSADSCMIATVMTNVGGLAAYVDTAQCANGAICKGLTCDTLKKTMPNFNVVDCKIICCDTDLCNTAPMDLPVFTTTPYTTTKRPKTTRKPRTKPPRRTRKPKTPKPSKRPQRTTTPKTTTKPTPTTTVDTSGPHWSQWQDWQRCTHSCGSDGIKQRFRFCMKGAPGMAGCMPKEGMIEKEPCNTEKSCINWREWNSWQSCSRSCGGGKQERRRSCDGGAPNSGNCMGNDLEEQQCNQHSCDGPPPTTTTTTTTTTTTTTTTPTTTATTTTQAAAKPKRARWEQWGDWETCSVTCGQGTQERSRSCIGGRLGRRGCRGGAKQKRDCNDGDCVTTTEATIPVSTAKPKARWGDWGDWETCSVTCGKGTTKRSRACMHGKIGRKGCRGKRNEKKSCDKGLCLVLTTTSAAPSTEVQCMKRDAKASRRNGRRCPFECSADSNCDDGEKCVCDGLCGKTCQDTTRKCINILSVEEDGTKISCSNGIFVGSKCTFSCERGYELKNGPDVYCQGTTKWTNQRKIPKCVSSGTIPETTTTAFIAAITTASPISPAQKCTFKNDAQDSCCGKIPHISKKTRCCNGKVRPAGPSMTDCCGTRPYNPKKSGCCVKSLYKKSNQKCEDGKVVKK encoded by the exons ATGAGTGGGCTACGAGTAATCATTGTAGGAGTCTTCGTGGGACTGATTATAATGTTAACCACGAATCTGGATGTCATCCGCTTGAAAATGTCAACAAAAGACTCGGTGGAGATAGAAAGATTTCGAACAAGGAGAGCTATTGGACACAAAC CTCCTTTGGTATTTGGAGAATGCGGAGGAAGCTCATACGGAAGATTTGGTTGGTTGGCATCACCTAACTTTCCAGGAAGTACATATCCGGCATTATCAAGCTGCAATTGGACAGTCTCAGTTTACCCCAGAATGGTCATTCGG TTTGACTTCGTATTTATGGACATGGAGGACGCCCCGGTTCAGAAGAGAGGAAGCTGTTATGCAGATTATATCATGTTGAGAGAAGGACCAAACGATGGAGATCCTTTAGTTGGGGATCAAAG GTTTTGTGGATTTGACACAAAATTCAATTCAGTTTATTCAAAATCGAATAAAGTTTGGGCTTATTTTGCTTCCGATGGAGACATAGAGGGAGAAGGATTTGCTGTGAGATGGACAGCAGTTGAACCACCAA CAATTCAATTTAATTGTGATTTTGAATCGATAAATGATCTATGTATGGGTTGGGAACAAAGTACGGAAGATCAATTCGATTGGGTAACTCACCATGGACTGACCCAGTCCGGAAAAACCACGGAGACCGGACCAACAAGAGACCACACACTTAATAGCGCCC TTGGAACATATGCATACATTGAAGCATCGGGCCGTAGAAAAGGCGAAAAAGCGATTTTAATGAGTCCACCGATACGAATCCGGAATCCAATCCAATGCTTCAAATTCTG GTATCATATGAGAGGCGATACAATGGGAACACTGAAGGTATACATGAAACAAGTTATTCCAGATGTCAGCAACACTACTGCTGAACTTATATTCAACAAAACTGGTGATTTTGGGGATAGATGGAAACGATCATTTATAAATGTAACGTCTTCACCACACAGAGTACAG TTTCTCTTTGAAGGAATTCGAGGTTCAAGTTACAAAGGAGACATGGCCATTGACGATATTTCTATAACACGCACTCCATGTCCAGCTCCTGTAATAAGAACCACTACTACTACAACAACAACCATAGCAACAACGACCACTAGAAAGCCAAGAACTAGAAAGGTTCGCAGACCTAAACCAACTGCGACAAAGAAACCACGAAGAACAACCACTCAACGGCCTCGACCAACCAGACGACGGCCACGACCCATAACAACAACCCCTCCATCA aAAAAATGTGCTGGACAATACGAATGTTTAATTGTTGGTAACTGTATTCCGCTGAGTTACTTCTGTGACGGTGTCCCG GATTGCTTACAAAAGGAAGACGAAGCAAATTGTACCACGTCCGCCGCGACAACTACTGCCGTACCGTTGAAtg CCTGGAACCAATGGGGACCATGGACAGCGTGTGCGGTAACCTGCGGCGGGGGATCTATAGAACGGACGAGAACATGCAATAGTGCACAGCAGGATGACTTTGACGCTTGCGATGGAAGTTCGATGGAAGCGATGGAATGCAATACACGAATTTGCCTGA GTTGGAACGAATGGCAAAACTGGGGAAGTTGTACAAAGTCTTGTGACTCCGGAATTCAGACAAGAAGTAGAGAATGCAATGGTGGAGAACAGGGACAG GCTGGTTGTATTGGACCTCTGATTGAAGTCGATTTCTGCAACAAACAAAATTGTCCCAAATGGAACAATTGGTCCGACTGGAGTCAATGTCAAGCAACATGTGGAATGGGATCAATGTCTAGAAACAGGGCATGTGAGGGAGGACAG ATTGGGGATTCAGGTTGTGATGGCAACAGCACAGAAACGAAAGAATGTATTCGTCCCAACACCCCAGCATGTCCAG AATGGACCGACTGGGATTTATTTGGCCAATGTAGCGTTTCATGTGGAGgaggaaaaaaaacaagactCCGATATTGTCGACAGGAAGACAAAAAAGGTGAAGGATGTCCAGGAAGTTCGACGGATACAGAAGACTGTAATTCACAAAAATGCCCAG AATGGGCTGATTGGGCCCCATATAGTCGATGCAGTTTATCTTGTGGAGGTGGTTACCATGGAAGAAGAAGACAGTGTATGTTGAGCGGTACATTAGCTAACGGGTGTTCTGGTAACTCCATTGAAAGTGGATTGTGCAACCAACAACCGTGCCCTG CGGACCCGTGCGAAATATCAGCGTGTCAGAACGGAGGATCGTGCATAACAATTAGAGGAGCTGGAGGTCTTCCTGATTATGTTTGTGCCTGCCCAAGTGGATTCAGAGGAAAAAATTGTACCgaag CTGCAGCAAGAGTTTGCTACACCGGTGTATCCACGAGAAACGCAGTTGAACCAAGCAACGCTCTCATGCTTCCAACATCATGTGCATCGTCAGCTGATTCCTGCATGATTGCTACAGTTATGACTAATGTTGGCGGATTGGCAG CATACGTTGATACTGCACAGTGCGCCAATGGAGCTATTTGTAAAGGACTTACGTGTGATACTTTGAAGAAGACGATGCCAAATTTCAACGTAGTTGACTGTAAAATTATATGCTGTGACACAGATCTATGTAATACTGCTCCGATGGAC TTACCAGTCTTTACAACAACTCCGTACACGACGACAAAACGGCCAAAAACAACACGAAAACCCAGAACAAAGCCACCACGAAGAACCAGAAAaccaaaaacaccaaaaccatCCAAACGACCACAACGTACCACGACACCCAAGACAACAACAAAGCCGACACCAACTACCACAGTCGACACATCAG GACCACATTGGAGTCAATGGCAAGATTGGCAGAGATGTACGCACAGCTGTGGTTCCGATGGAATAAAACAAAGATTTCGTTTCTGCATGAAAGGAGCACCAGGAATGGCAGGTTGCATGCCAAAGGAAGGAATGATTGAAAAGGAACCATGCAACACAGAAAAATCTTGTATAA ATTGGAGAGAATGGAACAGTTGGCAATCTTGTTCTCGTTCATGCGGAGGTGGTAAACAAGAGAGAAGACGATCGTGTGATGGTGGGGCTCCGAACAGTGGAAACTGTATGGGAAACGATTTGGAAGAACAACAATGTAATCAACATTCTTGCGACGGTCCACCAC CAACTACGACgaccacaacaacaacaacaacaacaactaccACTACTACACCAACTACCACCGCGACTACAACAACGCAAGCAGCAGCTAAGCCAAAACGAGCAA GGTGGGAGCAATGGGGTGATTGGGAAACGTGCAGCGTAACTTGCGGTCAAGGTACGCAAGAAAGATCTCGTTCCTGTATTGGAGGAAGACTTGGAAGACGAGGTTGCAGAGGCGGTGCCAAACAGAAAAGAGATTGCAACGATGGCGATTGTG TGACAACAACTGAAGCTACCATCCCAGTCTCGACTGCAAAGCCAAAAGCTC GTTGGGGTGACTGGGGCGATTGGGAAACATGCAGTGTTACATGTGGTAAGGGTACGACTAAAAGATCGCGTGCCTGCATGCACGGTAAAATTGGAAGAAAGGGATGCAGAGGCAAAAGGAATGAAAAGAAATCTTGCGATAAAGGACTGTGTCTCG TCTTAACTACGACTTCGGCTGCACCCAGTACCGAGGTACAATGTATGAAGCGCGACGCGAAGGCATCCAGAAGAAATGGCCGCCGATGTCCATTTGAATGTTCTGCCGATAGCAATTGTGATGATGGAGAGAAATGCGTTTGTGATGGACTTTGTGGCAAAACTTGTCAAGATACCA ctCGGAAATGTATAAACATTCTTTCTGTCGAAGAAGACGGTACTAAAATATCTTGCTCAAATGGAATATTTGTTGGATCAAAATGTACATTTTCGTGTGAAAGAGGATATGAATTGAAAAATGGTCCTGATGTTTATTGCCAAGGAACGACAAAATGGACAAATCaaagaaaaataccaaaatgTGTTT CCTCTGGAACTATACCAGAAACGACAACCACTGCTTTTATTGCTGCAATTACAACTGCTTCACCTATTTCTCCGGCCCAAAAATGCACTTTCAAAAACGATGCACAAGATTCTTGCTGCGGAAAAATTCCACATATTTCTAAGAAAACTCGATGTTGTAATGGGAAAGTTCG TCCTGCAGGACCAAGCATGACGGACTGCTGTGGTACCAGACCATACAACCCTAAAAAATCAGGATGCTGCGTAAAAAGTTTATATAAG AAATCCAATCAGAAATGTGAAGATGGCAAAGTGGTGAAGAAATAA